The following are encoded in a window of Salinigranum halophilum genomic DNA:
- a CDS encoding HalOD1 output domain-containing protein: protein MNTSDSADARPDESVIAREPLTHVPPSKAILHAFERLDVDLVGNDERLADLVDPDALDELVETADESVRFSATLWGHPVVVTTGAVHVFDADFR, encoded by the coding sequence ATGAACACGAGTGACTCAGCCGACGCCCGCCCCGACGAGTCTGTCATCGCTCGTGAACCGCTCACGCACGTGCCGCCGTCGAAGGCCATTCTGCACGCCTTCGAGCGCCTCGACGTCGACCTCGTCGGGAACGACGAACGACTGGCCGACCTCGTCGACCCGGACGCGCTCGACGAACTCGTCGAGACGGCCGACGAGAGCGTCCGCTTCTCGGCGACCCTCTGGGGACACCCGGTCGTCGTCACGACGGGCGCGGTGCACGTCTTCGACGCAGACTTCCGCTGA
- the gyrA gene encoding DNA gyrase subunit A: MSSEPDPEPKIAAQVENARIEQEMEQSYIDYAMSVIAGRALPDVRDGLKPVHRRILYAMHQAGVTSGSSHRKSSSIVGETMGDYHPHGDSAIYDTLTRMAQDFSMRYPLVDGQGNFGSVDGDPAAAMRYTEARMSSIAEELLEDIEKDTVDFQANYDDRKQEPTVLPASFPNLLVNGSSGIAVGMSTNIPPHNLGEVIDATVELIDDPDCGVEDLIDTRDGRGNGSDGPIKGPDFPTGANIVGKNAVYKAYTTGRGRVRVRADFDVTDERIVINELPYQENKARLIKRIADDVNDGSLEGIRDIRDESDRDGIRVVIELKRNADPQLVKNHLLSSHLESTFGVINLALVDGEPRVLDLKETLVEYLEHRKEVVRRRSEYDLAEAEDRAHILEGRLTALEHVDSVVDLIRDADDRDGAKEALIDEYDFSEAQVDHIVSMQLGSLTSMETAAIETEYEEVQATIERLEEILGDESELLGVIEEELLDIKDEYADERRTNFVEDDGEVTREDLVPEEDVVVVVTEDDYVKQMPLSWFRAQRRGGKGIIGSELKQGDKVASVFVANTHDYLLCFTDQGQVYKLKTYMLPRPETRYTRGSALVNYLDLDAGEEIQAVVNCDDLEMGDGEGGDEKFLTMVTRGGRVKRTNVDRFQNILSTGIRAITLEAGDELADVEVTDGRHDLIVASERGMSIRFDETEVRAMGRSARGVGGIDLREGDRVAGLAAVDEERHDWTLTVTENGYGKRTKIADYRTQSRNGKGLIDIKTEGRNGPVCTIETVGHGDHIVVMSENGQIIRTAVDDLSVISRNTKGVTVMDVEAGDAVGAVSVIPAAVAQTAAEDEPAEEAVADAGDGDADAD; the protein is encoded by the coding sequence ATGAGCTCCGAACCCGACCCCGAACCCAAGATCGCCGCACAGGTCGAGAACGCCCGCATCGAACAGGAGATGGAGCAGTCGTACATCGACTACGCCATGTCCGTCATCGCGGGGAGAGCGCTCCCCGACGTCCGTGACGGCCTCAAGCCGGTCCACCGGCGCATCCTCTACGCGATGCACCAGGCGGGCGTCACCTCGGGCTCCTCCCACCGGAAGTCCTCGTCCATCGTGGGCGAGACGATGGGTGATTACCACCCGCACGGCGACTCCGCAATCTACGACACCCTCACCCGGATGGCGCAGGACTTCTCCATGCGCTACCCGCTCGTCGACGGCCAGGGGAACTTCGGCTCCGTCGACGGCGACCCCGCGGCCGCCATGCGGTACACCGAGGCGCGGATGTCATCGATTGCCGAGGAACTGCTGGAAGACATCGAGAAGGACACCGTCGACTTCCAGGCGAACTACGACGACCGCAAGCAGGAACCGACCGTCCTCCCCGCGTCGTTCCCGAACCTCCTCGTGAACGGCTCGTCCGGAATCGCCGTAGGTATGTCGACGAACATCCCGCCGCACAACCTGGGCGAGGTCATCGACGCGACCGTCGAACTCATCGACGACCCTGACTGCGGCGTCGAAGACCTCATCGACACCCGCGACGGGCGCGGCAACGGCTCTGACGGACCCATCAAGGGCCCGGACTTCCCGACGGGCGCGAACATCGTCGGCAAGAACGCCGTCTACAAGGCGTACACGACGGGTCGAGGCCGCGTTCGCGTCCGCGCCGACTTCGACGTCACCGACGAGCGTATCGTCATCAACGAGCTTCCCTACCAGGAGAACAAGGCGCGGCTCATCAAGCGCATCGCCGACGACGTCAACGACGGCTCCCTGGAGGGGATTCGCGACATCCGCGACGAGTCCGACCGGGACGGCATCCGCGTCGTCATCGAACTCAAGCGCAACGCCGACCCCCAGCTGGTGAAGAACCACCTGCTCTCCTCGCACCTGGAGTCGACGTTCGGCGTCATCAACCTCGCCCTCGTCGACGGCGAACCCCGGGTGTTGGACCTCAAGGAGACGCTCGTCGAATACCTCGAACACCGGAAAGAGGTCGTCCGTCGGCGGTCGGAGTACGACCTCGCCGAGGCGGAAGACCGCGCACACATCCTCGAAGGGCGGCTCACGGCGCTCGAACACGTCGACAGCGTGGTCGACCTCATCCGCGACGCCGACGACCGCGACGGTGCGAAAGAGGCGCTCATCGACGAGTACGACTTCTCGGAGGCGCAGGTCGACCACATCGTCTCGATGCAGCTCGGCTCGTTGACGTCGATGGAGACGGCGGCAATCGAGACCGAGTACGAGGAGGTCCAGGCCACCATCGAGCGGCTCGAAGAGATTCTCGGCGACGAGTCCGAACTGCTCGGCGTCATCGAGGAGGAACTGCTCGACATCAAAGACGAGTACGCCGACGAGCGGCGGACGAACTTCGTCGAGGACGACGGCGAGGTGACGCGCGAGGACCTCGTCCCCGAGGAAGACGTGGTCGTCGTCGTCACCGAGGACGACTACGTGAAACAGATGCCGCTGTCGTGGTTCCGCGCCCAGCGCCGCGGCGGGAAGGGAATCATCGGGAGCGAGTTGAAACAGGGTGACAAGGTGGCGAGCGTCTTCGTCGCCAACACCCACGACTATCTCCTCTGTTTCACCGACCAGGGACAGGTGTACAAGCTGAAGACGTACATGCTCCCACGACCCGAAACCCGGTACACGCGAGGCAGTGCGCTCGTCAACTACCTCGACCTCGACGCCGGCGAGGAGATACAGGCCGTCGTCAACTGCGACGACCTCGAGATGGGCGACGGCGAGGGGGGAGACGAGAAGTTCCTGACGATGGTCACCCGGGGTGGGAGAGTCAAGCGGACGAACGTCGACCGCTTCCAGAACATCCTCTCGACGGGCATCCGAGCCATCACGCTCGAAGCGGGCGACGAGTTGGCCGACGTCGAGGTCACCGACGGCAGACACGACCTCATCGTCGCCTCCGAACGGGGGATGAGCATCCGCTTCGACGAGACGGAGGTCCGCGCGATGGGCCGCAGCGCCCGCGGGGTCGGCGGCATCGACCTCAGAGAGGGCGACCGCGTCGCCGGACTCGCGGCCGTCGACGAAGAGCGCCACGACTGGACGCTCACCGTCACCGAGAACGGGTACGGGAAGCGGACGAAGATCGCCGACTACCGCACGCAGTCGCGCAACGGCAAGGGACTCATCGACATCAAGACCGAAGGGAGAAACGGTCCCGTCTGCACGATCGAGACTGTCGGCCACGGCGACCATATCGTCGTGATGAGCGAGAACGGACAGATTATCCGGACGGCGGTCGACGACCTCTCGGTCATCAGCCGGAACACCAAGGGCGTGACGGTGATGGACGTCGAAGCAGGCGACGCCGTCGGCGCTGTCTCCGTTATCCCCGCTGCGGTGGCACAGACGGCCGCCGAGGACGAACCGGCGGAGGAGGCGGTGGCCGACGCCGGCGACGGGGACGCCGACGCGGACTGA
- a CDS encoding NAD(P)/FAD-dependent oxidoreductase, producing the protein MSTQVVVLGSGYAGTGAIQRLEKELDGDADITWVSEHDYHLVLHEVHRCISNPSAESKVAIPVDEVKSPSTEFVQGRVTDVDVDERTVALDDGTDVDYDYLLVALGSTTAFYGIEGLEEYSLELKGLDDAREIHQKVSDAAADATASDPASIVIGGAGLSGIQTAGEVAEYRDDHDASLDIHLVEGLDQVLPNMDPELQGALRRRLEDRDINIKCGEFVSKVDEETIYIGGGEDEAPEELPYDVFVWTGGITGQPEMAGCGVEKDERSNRVHASSDFQTSNDRVFALGDSALVEQGPDAIAPPTAQAAWQAAEVAGENLARVVRGQPLKTWTHKDKGTVVSVGEDAVAHDVDGVPINVFGGKPAQLLKKGIATKWIADVASVSRAIDAWGDM; encoded by the coding sequence ATGAGCACGCAGGTCGTCGTTCTCGGCTCGGGGTACGCCGGGACGGGCGCGATACAGCGCCTCGAGAAGGAACTCGACGGTGATGCGGATATCACGTGGGTATCGGAGCACGACTATCACCTCGTCTTACACGAGGTCCACCGATGCATCAGCAACCCGAGCGCCGAGTCGAAGGTGGCCATCCCCGTCGACGAGGTGAAGTCGCCGTCGACGGAGTTCGTCCAGGGACGGGTCACGGACGTCGACGTCGACGAGCGCACCGTCGCGCTCGACGACGGCACCGACGTCGACTACGACTACCTCCTCGTCGCCCTCGGGAGTACGACCGCCTTCTACGGCATCGAAGGTCTCGAGGAGTACTCGCTCGAACTGAAGGGCCTCGACGACGCTCGCGAGATCCACCAGAAGGTCTCGGACGCCGCGGCGGACGCGACCGCATCCGACCCCGCGAGCATCGTCATCGGCGGGGCCGGCCTCTCGGGCATCCAGACCGCCGGTGAGGTCGCGGAGTACCGCGACGACCACGACGCTTCCCTCGACATCCACCTCGTGGAAGGGCTCGACCAGGTGCTCCCGAACATGGACCCCGAACTCCAGGGCGCGCTACGCCGTCGCCTCGAAGACCGCGACATCAACATCAAGTGCGGCGAGTTCGTCTCGAAGGTCGACGAGGAGACCATCTACATCGGCGGCGGCGAGGACGAAGCGCCCGAGGAGCTCCCCTACGACGTCTTCGTCTGGACCGGTGGCATCACCGGCCAGCCCGAGATGGCCGGCTGCGGCGTCGAGAAGGACGAGCGCTCGAACCGCGTCCACGCCAGTTCGGACTTCCAGACCTCGAACGACCGCGTGTTCGCCCTCGGCGACTCCGCGCTCGTCGAACAGGGTCCCGACGCCATCGCGCCGCCGACCGCCCAGGCCGCCTGGCAGGCCGCCGAGGTCGCCGGCGAGAACCTCGCCCGGGTCGTACGCGGCCAGCCGCTGAAGACGTGGACGCACAAGGACAAGGGGACCGTCGTCTCCGTCGGCGAAGACGCCGTCGCCCACGACGTCGACGGCGTCCCCATCAACGTCTTCGGCGGAAAACCCGCCCAGCTCTTGAAGAAGGGAATCGCCACGAAGTGGATCGCCGACGTCGCGAGCGTCTCACGCGCCATCGACGCGTGGGGCGACATGTAA
- a CDS encoding Rrf2 family transcriptional regulator, which yields MSSIELTSSQKTILTALINLYRESESAVKGEDIAEEVNRNPGTIRNQMQSLKALQLVEGVPGPKGGYKPTANAYEALDVDQMDEPASVPLFHNDEQVEGVNVDGIDLSSVHHPELCRAEIHVQGSVRDFHEGDDVQVGPTPLSKLVIRGTVDGKDDTNNILILRIDGMEAPVGESAH from the coding sequence ATGTCATCAATCGAACTTACGTCGAGTCAGAAGACCATTCTGACTGCACTAATCAACCTCTACCGCGAGTCCGAGAGCGCAGTGAAAGGCGAGGACATCGCCGAAGAGGTGAACCGCAACCCGGGCACCATCCGTAACCAGATGCAGAGCCTGAAGGCGCTGCAGTTGGTCGAGGGAGTACCGGGGCCGAAAGGCGGCTACAAGCCGACGGCGAACGCGTACGAGGCGCTCGACGTCGACCAGATGGACGAGCCGGCGTCGGTCCCGCTGTTCCACAACGACGAACAGGTCGAGGGCGTCAACGTCGACGGCATCGACCTCTCCAGCGTCCACCACCCCGAACTGTGCCGCGCGGAGATTCACGTCCAGGGGTCGGTCCGCGACTTCCACGAGGGTGATGACGTCCAAGTTGGGCCGACGCCGCTCTCGAAACTCGTCATCCGCGGGACCGTCGACGGCAAGGACGACACGAACAACATCCTCATCCTCCGAATCGATGGGATGGAGGCCCCGGTCGGCGAGTCCGCACACTGA
- the rocF gene encoding arginase produces MTRRVRILGAPTDYGANRRGVDMGPSAIRYAGLASALEAAGTSCHDAGDLSVPRMEERDPDAEEPPAGTARFLRETREVCTALADRVADSIDAGATPLALGGDHSIAIGSLVGSARDARIGAIWFDAHGDMNTPTTSPSGNVHGMPLAAALGVGDFSEAAYDWANAVGLDASNVVLVGLRSLDDDERAAIHDSDVTAYTMSDIDERGIADVVDDALAVATAGTDGIHVSLDLDWLDPTVAPGVGTPVRGGVTYREAHLAMEAVARSGDLRSMELVEVNPVLDQHNETASLSVELAASAFGKRVL; encoded by the coding sequence ATGACACGTCGCGTCCGAATCCTCGGAGCGCCGACCGACTACGGGGCGAACCGTCGTGGAGTCGACATGGGACCCTCCGCTATCAGATACGCCGGTCTCGCGTCGGCGCTCGAGGCCGCCGGAACGAGCTGTCACGATGCGGGTGACCTCTCGGTCCCGCGGATGGAAGAACGCGACCCCGACGCCGAAGAACCGCCCGCCGGGACGGCGCGATTCCTCCGTGAGACGCGGGAGGTGTGTACGGCGCTCGCCGACCGCGTCGCCGACAGCATCGACGCGGGTGCGACGCCGCTCGCACTCGGCGGCGACCACTCCATCGCCATCGGCTCGCTCGTCGGGTCGGCACGAGACGCGCGCATCGGTGCCATCTGGTTCGACGCCCACGGCGACATGAACACCCCGACGACCTCGCCGAGCGGGAACGTCCACGGGATGCCGCTCGCGGCCGCACTCGGTGTCGGCGACTTCTCCGAGGCGGCGTACGACTGGGCGAACGCCGTCGGCCTCGACGCCTCGAACGTCGTCCTCGTCGGGCTGCGGTCGCTCGACGACGACGAACGGGCCGCTATCCACGACTCGGACGTGACGGCCTACACCATGTCCGACATCGACGAACGCGGTATCGCCGACGTGGTCGACGACGCGCTCGCCGTCGCCACCGCCGGAACCGACGGCATCCACGTCTCGCTCGACCTCGACTGGCTCGACCCGACGGTCGCTCCAGGGGTGGGGACGCCCGTCCGTGGCGGCGTCACCTACCGCGAGGCGCACCTCGCGATGGAAGCCGTCGCCCGGAGCGGGGACCTGCGGTCGATGGAGCTCGTCGAGGTCAACCCGGTCCTCGACCAGCACAACGAGACCGCATCGCTCTCCGTCGAACTCGCCGCGAGCGCGTTCGGCAAGCGAGTGCTCTGA
- the gyrB gene encoding DNA topoisomerase (ATP-hydrolyzing) subunit B, which translates to MSGETEYGADQIQALEDLEPVRQRPGMFIGSTGSRGLHHLVYEVVDNSIDEALAGYCDDIDVVVHEDGSVSVTDNGRGIPVDTHKKYDRPAVEVVMTVLHAGGKFNKDSYSVSGGLHGVGVSVVNALSKWLEVEVRRDGGVWTHRFDHGIPEEDAFQRVRDLEPDEDTGTTVRFWPDGEIFDTTEFDYDTIANRLRELAFLNSGVRISIEDEATGESDVFEYEGGIKAFVDYINETKTTLHDDIIYYEDEQNGIHVEVAIQATDEVQPSIHAFANNINTREGGTHLTGFKTALTRTVNDYAERHDMLSDLDSTLKGEDVREGLTAVLSVKHPDPQFEGQTKTKLGNSEVRGITETVTNDKLGTYFEEHPDVAQSVVMKAVEAAKARMAAKKAKELTRRKSALESTALPGKLADCQNRDPTESELFIVEGDSAGGSAKQGRDRSFQAILPLRGKILNVEKHRLDRILENEEIRSLITAIGAGVGEDFDVSEARYHRIIVMTDADVDGAHIRTLLLTLLYRYMRPLVEAGYVYAAKPPLYRVRYRGQTYDAMTEAERDRIIQEQCNGNPTQVQRFKGLGEMNPEQLWETTMNPENRVLKQITVEDAAAADRMFNVLMGDAVEPRKQFIKEHATDAEWVDI; encoded by the coding sequence ATGTCAGGAGAAACCGAATACGGAGCCGACCAGATCCAGGCTCTCGAGGATCTGGAACCGGTCCGGCAACGACCGGGGATGTTCATCGGCTCGACGGGGTCTCGGGGCCTACATCATCTCGTCTACGAGGTTGTCGACAACTCGATCGACGAGGCGCTCGCGGGCTACTGTGACGACATCGACGTCGTCGTCCACGAGGACGGGTCGGTGAGCGTCACCGACAACGGGCGGGGGATTCCCGTCGACACCCACAAGAAGTACGACAGACCGGCTGTGGAGGTCGTGATGACCGTCCTCCACGCCGGCGGGAAGTTCAACAAGGACTCGTACTCTGTCTCCGGCGGCCTGCACGGCGTGGGCGTCTCCGTCGTCAACGCGCTGTCGAAGTGGCTCGAGGTCGAGGTCCGACGCGACGGCGGCGTCTGGACCCACCGCTTCGACCACGGTATCCCCGAGGAGGACGCCTTCCAGCGCGTCCGCGACCTCGAACCGGACGAGGACACCGGGACGACCGTGCGCTTCTGGCCCGACGGCGAGATATTCGACACGACCGAGTTCGACTACGACACCATCGCGAACCGGCTCCGCGAACTCGCCTTCCTCAACTCCGGCGTCCGTATCTCTATCGAGGACGAGGCCACCGGCGAGTCCGACGTCTTCGAGTACGAGGGCGGCATCAAGGCGTTCGTCGACTACATCAACGAGACGAAGACGACGCTGCACGACGACATCATCTACTACGAGGACGAACAGAACGGCATCCACGTCGAGGTCGCCATCCAGGCGACCGACGAGGTCCAGCCCTCTATCCACGCCTTCGCAAACAACATCAACACGCGCGAGGGCGGGACTCACCTGACAGGGTTCAAGACGGCGCTGACGCGCACGGTCAACGACTACGCCGAGCGTCACGACATGCTCTCGGACCTCGACTCCACACTGAAAGGAGAGGACGTCCGCGAGGGGCTCACGGCCGTGCTCTCGGTCAAACATCCCGACCCGCAGTTCGAGGGCCAGACGAAGACGAAACTGGGGAACTCCGAGGTACGAGGCATCACCGAGACGGTCACCAACGACAAACTGGGAACCTACTTCGAGGAGCATCCGGACGTCGCTCAGTCGGTCGTCATGAAGGCCGTCGAGGCCGCGAAGGCCCGGATGGCCGCGAAGAAGGCCAAGGAGCTCACCCGACGGAAGTCGGCGCTCGAATCCACGGCGCTCCCCGGGAAGTTGGCCGACTGCCAGAACCGCGACCCCACCGAATCGGAGCTGTTCATCGTCGAGGGCGACTCCGCCGGAGGGAGTGCGAAACAGGGCCGGGACCGCTCGTTCCAGGCCATCTTGCCCCTCAGAGGGAAGATCCTGAACGTCGAGAAACACCGCCTCGACCGCATCCTCGAGAACGAGGAGATCCGCTCGCTCATCACGGCCATCGGCGCGGGTGTCGGCGAGGACTTCGACGTCTCCGAGGCCAGGTACCACCGCATCATCGTGATGACCGACGCCGACGTCGACGGGGCACACATCCGGACGCTCCTCCTGACGCTTCTGTACCGGTACATGCGGCCGCTCGTCGAGGCGGGCTACGTCTACGCGGCCAAACCCCCGCTGTACCGCGTCAGATACCGGGGCCAGACGTACGACGCGATGACCGAGGCCGAACGGGACCGCATCATCCAAGAACAGTGTAACGGGAACCCGACGCAGGTCCAGCGGTTCAAGGGCCTCGGCGAGATGAACCCCGAACAGCTCTGGGAGACGACGATGAACCCCGAGAACCGCGTGTTGAAACAGATCACCGTCGAGGACGCCGCCGCCGCCGACCGGATGTTCAACGTCCTGATGGGCGACGCGGTCGAACCGCGCAAGCAGTTCATCAAAGAACACGCGACCGACGCCGAGTGGGTGGACATCTGA